AAAGACGTTCAGCCCTCCCCAATACTAAGAGAGTTAAGTTATAATTTTTCATTACCCTCTTTTACAAAGGTAAGTCCAGACAAATGGTTAGCTCGCCATCCTCTTACGTTTCATCTAAATACAAACGTGGTTCGCTCGGTAAATATCATAATGAATAGTGAAGACACTTATGTTAACGATATAAATGTACTTGGTTTTTTCAATCCAACACTGGACTTAACAGGAGCAGAGGAAGAAGCGGAGGCTATTCAGGAACATATACCAAATGCTCAATTATTTATGCGTGAAAACGCTACACTCAACAGATTAAACACAGAAAAAAACTTCAATATTATTCACTTATCTATGCACGGCAAATTTAATGCCCAGCAGCCTCAATTTTCGAAATTATTTTTTGCTGGTTCTAAACCGGGGGAAGCCACTAATGATCCTAACGCATTATATGCAAGGGATATGAACAACCTACCCTCTTTAAGAAATAAAAAATTGATCTTTGCTGCTGCTTGTGAAACGGGAATAATATCTGCTGATAAAAACAACGAAAGTGAGTTAATGGGAATATTGCGCCCCCTCACAGCTTCACATAACAAAAATATCATATTATCACTGTGGAAAGTTGATGATGAAGCAACTAAAGACTTTGTATCTGTATTTTACAGCCAATTAGAAAAAAAACATAACATCCTAGAATCCTTTATCTTTTCTCAAAATAAAATACGGTCGGCATATCCGCACCCTTACTATTGGGCAGCATTCTACTTATCTCAATCTAATTAATTAGTTATTTAAAAAAATAGTAACTTCTCAATAAATGGTGGTAATTAATAAAATCAGGGGTTTATAGCAGGGAAAATATTAAGCCATGCAGAATACATACTAATATTCAAAGCTCGATATATCAACGAGTTAAATATTTACGCCGCATAACAACGTATAATATTGCCCATAAATTATGGCATATACCCGTTGAAATCGTTCACAGCCACCACTTATTGATAAGTTACAAAAAATATTACTTATGAAGAACAAATATATTTTTCAACTCGCTCTTTTTATATCAATATTACCATCTCTTGTATTCGCTAAAAACTACGCTCTGATAATGGGGATATCAAATTATCCTGTTCAACCATTACCAGGTGTAAAGAAAGACATAATTAGTGCTTCACATATATCAAAAATATTTGGGATAGATCCTGAAAATATCACAACGAAAAAAGACAACGAATTAACCCTTAATGGAATGTACAGTACACTCCTTGAATTCGAAAATAAAATAACCAACGCCGATAAAGTCTTTATTTATTTTTCCGGACATGGAACCCGCTACAGTGATCCTTCGACTAATCTAGGTTGCGAACAAGCAATTGTTACCCAAGACATGAAATATATTAATAAAAATGAGCTGCTCGACAGGCTAACAAGAATATCAGCAAAGTCAAAGAAAACTTTCGTCTTTTTAGATAGTTGTTTTTCAGGAGGAATGGCTACAAGAGGCAAAGGCCTTCTTAGAAGAGGAGTGCCAACTATTAAGTTTTTTGCCCTAGGTCAAGACGCTGCTTGCTCATCTATAACAAATTTAAGGTCACGACCTACTCGTGATTTTGGTATAAAAAAATCTCAAGCTACCCCAAATTATTATTTATTACTTTCTGCCGCATCGGATGAGATTGCTATCGACGGAGGAGCTACTTATGGTGGGGTAGCTACTTCCGCCTTTTACAAGTGTGTAAGTCAGCAGATAACACGAGACTTAAACAATGATACTATTATTACTTTGCGAGAAACAAAAAAATGCGCGCAAGAGCAGGTTAATAAATTAATAAGCAAATTTAAAATGGATGATAATAATTTTCCTTATACAAAACAGACTCTATTTGATAGCAGTGGCCCTGGGGGGAATATACCAATTGCGTTTAAAGCACAAAATACGACTCATTCATTCAAAACAGACTCGTTAGGAACTTCCAATTCGTTAAATTCATTTGAACTACTCAACAGTATTCAACAAGGTGCCGATGCCACTCACTTAGTGACTATCGATCCTTCCAGAAAAAAATTTAGAATCGGTCGTGATGGCTTAAGAATGACAATCAAAACAAATAAGGATGGTTATCTTACAATTCTATCTGCAGGATCAAGTGGAAAAATATTTAGGCTATTTCCAAACGAACTTGACTCACAGAATCAGATTACAGCGAATAGAGAATGTGTTCTCCCTCGGAGTAACTGGGAAATACCCGCAAATGGCCCTGAGGGGACAGATCGTTTTTTAGCAATTGTTTCGGATAACCCCTATTTATTTGGAGACATTGGAAGCCCAGCTGGTCCCTTTTCAAGGCTTGAAAATACTCCTCATGGAGCGAAAATGCTCGTTGACAAGCTCTTAAATATATCTGGGCATTACAAATTCACGACGAGAGATTTTGTCATAAAAAAGAATTCGTACGTTGATAATTACGGAGCGGGAGTAATGGATGTCGAAGAGGTATTCTAACCCTGCACTCTAAGAATATTATTTTTACAAAGCAATTACTAAAATCACTACCAATCTCAGTAAATGAATAAAGATCTTTATCCTGTAATAATGGCATTAATAGCCGGAGGTTCTGCGATAGCAGGTAGTTTAGGTGGAGTAATGCTCCAAAACAGAAATACAGAAAATTCGGAGCTAGAAAAGCGTAAGACAATTACCTTCAATAAAGTAATAAACAGCGACGAAAAAGGTGGTCTTGCAGAACAAATTGAAAAGGCGATTAATTCTGGATTACTTCCTGACCCTGATAATAAAATTTTATCCGCAATTAAAGAAAAATCTTCCAAGATAGATTGTGGACTTTCAGTAGAGTTATCCAAATTTACTTATCCGTTCGGTGAAAAAATAGACTTGCAAGTTAGTACCAAGCAATCATGTTATCTTTTGATCATTTCTATGGACACAAAAGGAGAAATATCAAAACTATATCCTTCTTCTTATGAAGAAAGCAAAAAGAAGGTACATAATATTAACTTTCTTAATGATAGCTCTCCAATTATTGCTTCTCCACCTGAAGGGGCTAACATCATTTTTTTTATGGCATCAGCACAAAAAATTACTCTAACATCTAATGAGCCCATCCCCATGTCACGAGGAGTGATAAGAACAAACGCTACTTCACCCGCCGAGGGAGCAGTGGATATCTTAAAAATGACCCAAGAAAATAAAGCATTAAATGCTTTAGTAAGGGTTGTGCATACATACAACCTGAATCCGTGACGCTGTAAGTCGCACTTTCCCTCTCGGAGGGATAACCGGTTTTTTTTGCAAGAATAAATAAGGTAGAGTAGAGCACTGATCCAGCAGTTATCTTCGCCCTTCTAAAGACGCCTCGCCGCACGCGGCTACTACGTGTACCAAGAACTTACTTCCTCAATGCTCCCTCATCAAACCGTGCGTGCGGTTTTCCCGCACACGGCTTTCCGATGCTCTTCATACCGAGGCATGCGCCGAACTCCAGCCCGCTTTTCCAGAAACCTTGTACAGCCCGTAACGCTCATAGAGGTCACGGCGAGGAAATCGACATAAAGCCGCTTTCCTATCCCTGACCTTATGGCGCTTCATCAGGTGTATTCTCAGTCGGTCTTCCGCATGTTGCCTCGCCTTGCTCATCGCCATACTTGAGTTCCGAAAGTGAAAATAGTTCACCCAGCCACGAAGACCACGGTTTACGTTATTCACCACATCACTCAGAGGGATGCAGGTCAGCTTCCTGTCTGTCAGTTCCGTCAGCCTCGCCTTAACTTTCTTCAGCGACTTATCCGACGGTCGTACATTGGGATACGGTTTACCGCTTCGAGCACCCCGACTCATCTGAATTGTAAAACCAAGAAAATCGAAACCTGTTGCAGCGGCGTCCACGACGTGCGTCTTGTCCTCATTGAGTTTAAGATCAAGCCGTTTCAACACATTATGCACCACTTCCATTGGTTTCTCTACATCGCCTCGACACATTACCACAAAATCATCCGCATAACGGACAATATGCGCCCCCAACTTGAACTTGAGGTTGCGTCGTTGCCATACACGATCCAGAATATGCAGGTAGCAGTTAGCCAACAACGGTGAGATCACACCACCTTGCGGTGTACCTTTCCGATTGCCTTTCCCGCCTCCTACAGTTTTCTTCTTTCCACAATCATTTTCTCCAATCACAGGTGCCTTAAGCCACTGCTTAATGAGGTGCAGGACACTCCCATCAACAATGCGTTCAGCCACTACGATCAGTAGTTTATTATGTGGTATCGTGTCAAAGTACTTCGACAAATCAGCGTCTATGACTTTCGTGTAGCCAGCCCAGAGCGTATTGGCAATATCATCCACGGCATTGTGGGCCGACCTTTTAGGACGAAATCCGTATGAGTGCTCACAGAAATCCGCCTCAAAAATCGGCTCAATAACCAGTTTCACTGCCATTTGCACAACCCGATCCCGAATAGTCGGAATACCCAGCGGACGAAACTCTCCGTTACCTTTGGGTATCATGACACGGCGAACAGGCTGGGCCTGGTATTTTCTTTCCTTCAGATCATGGGCAAGCTCCCGAAGAAACGTCCCTACCCCTACCCCGCCCTCTATGGCCTTGAAGCTCACCCCGTCTACTCCAGGGCTTCCTCCATTGGCACGAACAAGCCTCCAGGCGTGATTGAGAACATCAGCCCGAAAAATCTTGTCGTAAAGTGCGTAGAAGCGATAGGCCGGTTCCTGCTTGGCCTTGATATACAGCTTCCTCTGTAGCGTCCTGATCTTTTCCGGGGTGACTA
This genomic interval from Candidatus Electrothrix rattekaaiensis contains the following:
- a CDS encoding DUF4384 domain-containing protein, which encodes MKNKYIFQLALFISILPSLVFAKNYALIMGISNYPVQPLPGVKKDIISASHISKIFGIDPENITTKKDNELTLNGMYSTLLEFENKITNADKVFIYFSGHGTRYSDPSTNLGCEQAIVTQDMKYINKNELLDRLTRISAKSKKTFVFLDSCFSGGMATRGKGLLRRGVPTIKFFALGQDAACSSITNLRSRPTRDFGIKKSQATPNYYLLLSAASDEIAIDGGATYGGVATSAFYKCVSQQITRDLNNDTIITLRETKKCAQEQVNKLISKFKMDDNNFPYTKQTLFDSSGPGGNIPIAFKAQNTTHSFKTDSLGTSNSLNSFELLNSIQQGADATHLVTIDPSRKKFRIGRDGLRMTIKTNKDGYLTILSAGSSGKIFRLFPNELDSQNQITANRECVLPRSNWEIPANGPEGTDRFLAIVSDNPYLFGDIGSPAGPFSRLENTPHGAKMLVDKLLNISGHYKFTTRDFVIKKNSYVDNYGAGVMDVEEVF
- a CDS encoding DUF4384 domain-containing protein, encoding MNKDLYPVIMALIAGGSAIAGSLGGVMLQNRNTENSELEKRKTITFNKVINSDEKGGLAEQIEKAINSGLLPDPDNKILSAIKEKSSKIDCGLSVELSKFTYPFGEKIDLQVSTKQSCYLLIISMDTKGEISKLYPSSYEESKKKVHNINFLNDSSPIIASPPEGANIIFFMASAQKITLTSNEPIPMSRGVIRTNATSPAEGAVDILKMTQENKALNALVRVVHTYNLNP
- the ltrA gene encoding group II intron reverse transcriptase/maturase — its product is MSLVTPEKIRTLQRKLYIKAKQEPAYRFYALYDKIFRADVLNHAWRLVRANGGSPGVDGVSFKAIEGGVGVGTFLRELAHDLKERKYQAQPVRRVMIPKGNGEFRPLGIPTIRDRVVQMAVKLVIEPIFEADFCEHSYGFRPKRSAHNAVDDIANTLWAGYTKVIDADLSKYFDTIPHNKLLIVVAERIVDGSVLHLIKQWLKAPVIGENDCGKKKTVGGGKGNRKGTPQGGVISPLLANCYLHILDRVWQRRNLKFKLGAHIVRYADDFVVMCRGDVEKPMEVVHNVLKRLDLKLNEDKTHVVDAAATGFDFLGFTIQMSRGARSGKPYPNVRPSDKSLKKVKARLTELTDRKLTCIPLSDVVNNVNRGLRGWVNYFHFRNSSMAMSKARQHAEDRLRIHLMKRHKVRDRKAALCRFPRRDLYERYGLYKVSGKAGWSSAHASV